Proteins found in one Labrus bergylta chromosome 8, fLabBer1.1, whole genome shotgun sequence genomic segment:
- the LOC109995317 gene encoding transcription factor HIVEP3 isoform X2 → MEAEPSRPADGKRSGRQEQQHATAESSLGSCLPQQPPNPRPVHRSLGRLQNRQPKRTDHLLRLQQQQAVAWQQSDPPGTSGGSFCFPPSSSTSSLPSTSSQGEHGHGVPSQSSQESPDVVSSTRKGEKKPQKPGKYVCTYCGRPCAKPSVLQKHIRSHTGERPYPCAPCGFSFKTKSNLYKHRKSHAHRIKAGLASSRDEPSLSGPEGSGVGEDPEEHTEGESTESEEETGQHKKSSSKEMLGRHKKGSKETLGGLEENPRPEDSQAVKQRLALRLSERKRGPLASPDDPPSSLSTSSSSSLGPGSKGSTESGYFSGSGSTDLCQASPPSSSAKTYAEIILGKYGRLGGQQRSPHQQHPQSSLSSSSGTEDKSIPFAVPKTQVIEHITKLITINEAVVDTSEIDSVKPRRTSLSRKSSMESPKFTTPKDPYIFDPKGEAPGTSSLKHIHNEAEPIGTQELSAVPLLRSHSMPSSTSQGEPSTSGTMSPRSYRLCQSFDEQQAVVAELRVGHSQRMLRRQPAIEVPLGAEMMLEEARSSELSRQPQQQQQQKSLSVFVCEACGATLQHSEGYEAHRGLCPGQKKVEHKSRDVSKTSREDRPPMMMHYKFRALAMAVRKRRKEESLEEDPPSPGSVALSGSSSSLSLVPSRPDHSQALSGVSLQTDPKQQQDRKGVSVIQHTSSFERQESISIESQEPDIEETQKRQQPEPKPSPSTSRLIRQPNIQVPEIFVTVEPDADMPSLSPPVTASSSKEAERVEEFQWPRRSESLSKLPAEKLPPKKKRLRLAEAAHSSGESSFESASLPRSPSQESNISHTSSLSASFDDTAKSDSAVWASSSQSSQMLMVPSSSHQHHQSQKEMRRSASEQTPTSPQQTEQISETRSKSFDYGSLSPQQSSSSWKERRKCLLVKHATLGKPEQEEGTSMSQSRAESPKPGPSHSIYPLSYSTEASTCFNPEAAGKALQLLPQQIFPPSQDVLLYQPRGQQGFPQEQLSQLLPVTTAISDVLSTQIIHRAFLHSQTGPPHIQIHPAQIHMAEQLGIPFHQLPALVPLQLSSRTRASQALYLPSRFTTHVPSFATTESRPSISAMSSALPHQALVRISYHHPRPVIATCLAQLTPLVSLVVPVRLQTHIPTYASAMYTTLSQILASTCSQGPISCTAMVIMGQVEQNKLHRSYLKVPSPDIKSLHPPSLPTVLASESGEGYGPLGAGGSKRMLSPAASLELSTEAQRHQKRVKEEGEKEQQKAGDDEEEEEEEEDVEQKVTHEEEASRRDPGEEEKKKAEMVELKAVKVDGQQEQLPGKHYREEKEEEKESTDKTSQKKEGVPLVKEGVERPTTPSFPNLDTSTSVNWCYLNYVKPNPSALADPCTSVYSTWSVSAHNPNLPGLSTKMVLSLLCSKQKHSSETYTTATIPAKSQLAPASSSTPRVSEVHATPPITLTRVKDEQQHGKEENKEMTEEAPSTSKQNEPPRVRIFEGGYKSNEEYVYVRGRGRGKYICGECGIRCKKPSMLKKHIKTHTDVRPYVCKHCNFAFKTKGNLTKHMKSKAHGKKCQAMGVSESSLDEPETGSDERACGSEEQEEHQFSDMEESEEDDDNDEDDEEEDESASHDDPPSSCSSDTQPSTGGLSWHSQQGTPEAERLCASLSPGRELSPRGVWQSRRAASPGSRRALFSRRGWKASPRAFSPSSEGCSPSRSLSPRLELSPPIHSLSPRTELSSPTRHFSSSPERGPSPIRPLSPLRTVSPGCHRSSQARTLPSPLWLQHRSPGYLPWETPGTRGSHAKQVKSGTEGSTLPESSLNTPAFRLSTCEGYPGLQTADTTFSHLPMHSQQARVPYPMIPIGGIQIVQARTRSHPTTPSSPTSPPMEGPSFARFESYWGGTPRTQGLRTPGDPWSEHQVAGTSQSARCVHSTALTCSKQKVEVTDSKQYGSSQSSTHTGSSATETPERCIRDSCSSASPSLAAALALRGTGQQPEGEVPQSGGGAEKGGAKGDRTDEST, encoded by the exons ATGGAGGCTGAGCCTAGTCGTCCAGCTGATGGGAAGCGCTCTGGAAGAcaagagcagcagcatgctACAGCTGAATCCTCACTAGGATCTTGTCTACCACAGCAGCCTCCTAATCCTCGTCCTGTACACAGATCCTTGGGCCGCCTGCAAAATCGGCAACCAAAACGCACTGACCATCTGCTTAGGTTACAGCAGCAGCAAGCAGTAGCATGGCAGCAATCAGACCCCCCAGGTACCTCAGGAGGCAGCTTCTGCTTTCCACCTTCCTCATCAACCTCGTCCCTTCCCTCTACTTCCAGCCAGGGTGAGCATGGTCATGGGGTCCCATCTCAGTCCAGCCAAGAGAGCCCAGATGTTGTTAGCTCAACCAGAAAAGGTGAGAAGAAACCCCAAAAACCAGGGAAATATGTGTGCACTTATTGTGGCCGTCCTTGTGCCAAGCCAAGCGTACTTCAGAAACACATTCGCTCCCATACAGGAGAAAGACCCTACCCTTGTGCCCCTTGTGGATTCTCTTTCAAGACCAAGAGCAACCTGTACAAGCACCGCAAGTCCCACGCCCATCGCATTAAAGCAGGTCTGGCATCCAGTCGCGATGAGCCCAGTCTAAGTGGGCCAGAAGGTAGTGGTGTTGGAGAGGACCCTGAAGAACACACCGAGGGAGAAAGCACTGAGTCTGAAGAAGAGACAGGCCAACACAAGAAATCCTCCTCTAAGGAAATGTTGGGTCGACATAAGAAAGGTAGTAAGGAGACGCTGGGTGGGTTGGAGGAGAATCCGAGACCTGAAGACTCCCAGGCTGTAAAGCAGAGGTTGGCACTGAGGCTTAGTGAAAGGAAACGTGGCCCACTGGCATCTCCAGATGACCCTCCTTCCTCCCTATCCacctcatcttcttcttctctaggCCCTGGAAGTAAGGGCAGCACAGAGTCCGGCTACTTTTCTGGATCAGGTAGCACTGACCTATGCCAAGCTAGCCCTCCCAGCTCCAGTGCCAAAACCTACGCTGAAATTATTCTTGGGAAATATGGAAGGCTGGGAGGGCAGCAGCGCAGTCCCCACCAACAGCATCCTCAATCTTCCCTTTCATCATCCTCAGGGACAGAGGACAAGAGCATTCCTTTCGCTGTACCCAAAACTCAAGTAATTGAACATATTACCAAGCTCATCACTATCAATGAAGCCGTAGTGGACACAAGTGAAATTGATAGTGTAAAGCCCAGGCGTACCTCTTTGTCCAGGAAAAGCAGCATGGAGTCCCCTAAATTTACTACCCCTAAAGATCCTTACATATTTGACCCCAAAGGAGAAGCCCCTGGCACCAGTAGCCTAAAGCACATCCACAATGAAGCAGAACCAATAGGAACCCAGGAACTATCAGCAGTTCCTCTGCTAAGAAGCCACTCAATGCCATCATCTACCAGCCAAGGAGAGCCCTCCACCTCTGGCACCATGTCTCCCAGAAGTTATCGTCTCTGCCAGTCTTTCGATGAGCAGCAAGCAGTGGTAGCAGAGTTGAGAGTTGGGCATTCCCAGCGTATGCTGCGGCGCCAACCTGCCATAGAAGTACCTTTGGGAGCTGAGATGATGCTTGAGGAGGCAAGAAGCTCTGAACTGTCAAGACagccacagcaacaacaacagcaaaaaagtCTGAgcgtgtttgtatgtgaagcctgTGGAGCCACCCTCCAACACAGTGAAGGCTACGAGGCCCACAGAGGCCTATGCCCTgggcagaaaaaagtagaacataAGAGCAGGGATGTGAGTAAAACCTCCAGGGAAGATCGCCCCCCAATGATGATGCACTATAAGTTCAGAGCACTGGCCATGGCtgtgaggaagagaaggaaagaagaaagtcTGGAGGAGGATCCTCCCAGCCCTGGATCTGTAGCTCTGTCAGGCAGCTCTTCGAGCCTATCTCTTGTGCCAAGCAGACCAGACCACAGCCAGGCCCtctcag GTGTTTCTTTACAGACTGATCCAAAACAACAGCAGGATAGGAAGGGTGTGTCTGTGATCCAGCACACAAGCTCGTTTGAGAGGCAGGAGAGCATATCCATTGAAAGTCAGGAACCAGACATCGAAGAGACTCAGAAAAGGCAACAACCTGAGCCAAAACCATCACCTTCTACATCTCGCCTCATACGCCAGCCAAACATCCAAGTGCCAGAGATCTTTGTTACTGTGGAGCCTGATGCTGACATGCCATCTCTTTCACCTCCAGTAACAGCATCCTCATCCAAG gaggcagagagagtggAAGAGTTCCAGTGGCCTCGGCGTAGTGAGTCTCTGTCCAAGCTCCCTGCAGAGAAACTGccaccaaagaagaagagactTCGCCTTGCAGAAGCAGCCCATTCCTCTGGGGAGTCTAGCTTTGAGTCTGCATCTCTGCCTCGCAGCCCCAGTCAAGAGAGCAACATCTCACACACTTCGAGCCTCTCTGCTTCTTTTGATGACACAGCAAAATCAGATTCTGCAGTCTGGGCCTCCAGTAGCCAAAGCTCCCAGATGTTGATGGTGCCATCTTCTtcccaccaacaccaccaaagCCAAAAAGAGATGAGGCGTTCAGCCTCAGAGCAGACCCCAACCAGCCCCCAACAAACAGAGCAGATCTCAGAGACTAGAAGTAAGTCATTTGACTATGGGTCCCTGTCTCCTCAGCAGTCTTCATCTTCCtggaaagaaaggagaaaatgtcTCCTTGTCAAGCATGCCACCTTAGGGAAAcctgagcaggaggaggggacCAGCATGAGTCAATCCAGAGCAGAGAGTCCAAAGCCTGGGCCTTCCCACTCAATATATCCTCTTTCCTATTCAACTGAGGCAAGTACCTGCTTCAATCCTGAAGCAGCAGGAAAAGCATTGCAGCTGTTACCACAACAAATCTTCCCACCCTCTCAGGATGTCCTCCTTTATCAGCCCAGGGGCCAACAAGGGTTTCCCCAAGAGCAGCTATCTCAGCTACTTCCTGTCACTACAGCCATTTCTGATGTACTTTCCACCCAAATAATCCATAGAGCATTcttacattcacaaacaggaCCTCCACATATACAGATACACCCAGCGCAGATCCACATGGCAGAACAGTTAGGCATACCTTTCCATCAGCTTCCTGCTCTAGTCCCTCTTCAGTTATCTTCCAGGACTAGAGCAAGTCAGGCATTGTACTTACCTTCGAGATTTACCACACATGTTCCTTCCTTTGCAACTACAGAGAGCAGACCCTCCATCTCAGCCATGTCTTCTGCCCTTCCACATCAAGCCCTTGTAAGAATCTCCTACCACCACCCAAGGCCTGTTATCGCCACATGCCTTGCACAACTCACACCATTAGTGTCCCTTGTGGTGCCAGTGCGACTCCAGACCCATATTCCCACTTATGCCAGTGCCATGTATACAACCCTGTCCCAGATCCTGGCCTCCACCTGTTCACAGGGACCCATTTCTTGCACAGCTATGGTCATCATGGGACAGGTAGAGCAGAACAAGCTCCATAGGTCCTACTTGAAAGTCCCTTCCCCTGACATCAAGAGCCTtcaccccccctctcttcccACAGTGCTGGCCTCAGAATCTGGGGAGGGATATGGTCCACTTGGGGCTGGAGGAAGTAAGCGCATGCTTTCTCCTGCAGCCAGTTTGGAGCTCAGCACAGAAGCCCAACGTCACCAGAAAAGGGTGAAAGAGGAAGGGGAAAAGGAGCAACAAAAGGCAGGagatgacgaggaggaggaagaggaggaggaggatgtggagCAGAAGGttacacatgaagaagaagccAGCAGGAGAGAtccaggagaggaagagaagaaaaaagctgAGATGGTGGAGTTGAAAGCTGTCAAAGTGGATGGTCAACAGGAGCAATTACCAGGGAAACATTatagggaggagaaggaggaggagaaggagtcGACTGACAAGACAAGTCAAAAAAAGGAGGGGGTGCCACTTGTCAAAGAAGGCGTGGAAAGACCAACAACCCCTTCGTTCCCAAACCTTGACACCTCAACCTCAGTCAACTGGTGCTACCTGAACTACGTGAAACCCAACCCATCTGCCCTAGCAGACCCTTGCACCTCAGTCTATTCCACATGGAGTGTCAGTGCTCACAACCCAAACCTGCCTGGCCTCAGCACTAAGATGGTGTTGTCTCTACTGTGCTCTAAACAGAAGCACAGCTCAGAGACATACACAACGGCAACAATCCCAGCCAAAAGCCAGTTGGCCCCTGCCAGTAGCAGCACTCCACGTGTGTCAGAG GTACACGCCACCCCACCTATCACCCTCACTAGAGTAAAAGATGAACAGCAGCATggaaaggaggagaataaagaGATGACAGAAGAAGCACCCTCCACCTCCAAACAGAATGAGCCTCCTCGTGTTCGTATCTTCGAAGGCGG GTATAAGTCCAATGAAGAATATGTTTATGTGAGAGGTCGAGGCAGGGGAAAGTACATATGTGGAGAATGTGGCATCCGCTGCAAGAAACCCAGCATGCTAAAAAAGcacatcaaaacacacacagatgtccGCCCATACGTCTGCAAACACTGCAACTTTGCCTTCAAAACCAAAG GGAACCTTACCAAACACATGAAGTCAAAGGCTCATGGGAAAAAGTGCCAGGCGATGGGAGTATCTGAGTCATCACTGGATGAACCAGAAA CAGGGAGTGATGAGCGTGCATGTGGCTCGGAGGAACAGGAGGAACACCAGTTTTCCGACATGGAGGAGTCCGAAGAAGATGACGACAACGATGAGGAcgatgaggaggaagatgagtCTGCATCTCATGATGACCCGCCGTCCTCCTGTTCATCTGACACACAACCATCGACAGGAGGGCTTTCCTGGCATTCTCAGCAGGGCACTCCTGAAGCCGAGCGCCTGTGTGCTAGTCTCAGCCCTGGTCGGGAGCTCTCTCCGAGGGGAGTGTGGCAGAGCAGGCGAGCTGCCTCCCCAGGCAGCAGAAGAGCGCTGTTCTCCCGGCGGGGCTGGAAGGCATCTCCAAGAGCTTTCTCTCCCAGCAGTGAGGGCTGCTCCCCCAGCCGCAGCCTCTCTCCTCGTCTGGAGCTTTCACCACCCATTCACAGCCTCTCCCCCAGGACAGAGCTTTCATCTCCCACCCGACATTTCTCATCTTCCCCTGAGAGAGGACCATCTCCCATCAGACCTCTTTCTCCTCTGCGGACTGTTTCACCTGGCTGCCACCGCTCATCACAAGCTAGGACCCTCCCTTCCCCGCTCTGGTTACAGCACAGGAGCCCTGGGTACCTGCCATGGGAGACACCAGGGACAAGGGGTAGTCACgctaaacag GTCAAAAGTGGTACTGAGGGATCAACATTGCCAGAGTCCAGCTTGAATACACCTGCTTTCCGTCTCTCCACCTGTGAGGGTTATCCTGGCCTTCAAACAGCAGACACCACCTTCAGCCATCTTCCCATGCACTCCCAACAAGCCAGGGTCCCCTATCCAATGATCCCCATCGGCGGGATCCAAATAGTACAGGCAAGAACGCGGTCACACCCCACCACCCCTTCGTCCCCAACCTCTCCCCCCATGGAAGGGCCTTCATTTGCCAGGTTTGAATCTTACTGGGGCGGGACCCCCAGAACTCAAGGGCTTAGGACTCCTGGAGACCCCTGGTCAGAGCACCAGGTAGCAGGAACCAGCCAATCAGCACGGTGTGTTCACAGCACAGCACTCACATGTTCAAAACAAAAGGTGGAGGTCACAGACTCGAAGCAATATGGCAGCTCACAGAGCTCCACCCATACTGGCAGCTCTGCTACGGAGACACCCGAACGCTGCATCAGAGACAGTTGTTCAAGCGCATCCCCAAGTCTTGCAGCCGCCTTAGCCTTGCGCGGCACTGGACAGCAACCAGAGGGGGAAGTTCCACAGTCTGGTGGTGGTGCAGAAAAGGGAGGAGCTAAAGGAGACAGAACAGACGAGAGCACTTAA